In Puntigrus tetrazona isolate hp1 chromosome 7, ASM1883169v1, whole genome shotgun sequence, the following are encoded in one genomic region:
- the six7 gene encoding SIX homeobox 7: MFPLPLFTPEQVARVCENLEETGDMERLGRFLWSLPAAVPGSAGELLNRQESVMRARALVAFHGGNFEALYQILQSHRFTRESHAKLQDLWLDAHYREAERLRGRPLGPVEKYRIRKKFPLPRTIWDGEQKTHCFKERTRSLLREWYLQDPYPNPSRKRHLAQATGLTPTQVGNWFKNRRQRDRAASAKNRLQQDSSLLPPGSSPECSSEHNTHLQGSSPHRPRSPGENSDCSSGTGPRGTGASTPDISVSSDSDFES; the protein is encoded by the exons ATGTTTCCTCTGCCGCTCTTCACCCCCGAGCAGGTGGCTCGGGTCTGCGAGAACCTGGAGGAGACCGGGGACATGGAGCGCTTGGGTCGCTTCCTCTGGTCGCTGCCCGCCGCGGTGCCCGGTTCCGCGGGAGAGCTGCTCAACCGGCAGGAGTCGGTGATGCGCGCCCGGGCGCTGGTGGCTTTCCACGGCGGGAACTTCGAGGCTCTCTATCAGATCCTGCAGAGCCACCGCTTCACCCGGGAGTCCCACGCCAAGCTGCAGGACCTGTGGCTGGACGCGCACTACCGGGAGGCGGAGCGCCTGCGCGGGAGGCCCCTGGGCCCCGTGGAGAAGTACCGCATCCGGAAGAAGTTTCCCCTTCCTCGGACCATCTGGGACGGAGAGCAGAAGACGCACTGCTTTAAG GAGCGGACCCGCAGTCTCCTGAGGGAATGGTACCTGCAGGATCCTTACCCGAACCCCTCCAGAAAGCGGCACCTGGCTCAGGCCACGGGACTCACACCCACTCAGGTGGGCAACTGGTTCAAAAACAGAAGACAGCGGGACAGGGCGGCGTCTGCTAAAAACAG GCTTCAGCAAGATTCGTCTCTCCTTCCGCCTGGAAGCTCTCCAGAATGTTCCTCGGAGCACAACACACACCTCCAGGGCTCCTCGCCGCACCGTCCCAGGAGCCCGGGGGAGAACAGCGACTGCAGCTCGGGCACGGGGCCGCGGGGGACCGGGGCCTCCACGCCAGACATATCCGTCAGCAGCGACAGCGACTTCGAGTCGTGA